The following are encoded together in the Halomonas halophila genome:
- a CDS encoding sugar phosphorylase: protein MPAPSLSTPLGAEAFHERAHRHLTMLYGPRADEVLRRLFTLLAHQAPMTPPDGEAPPARPLWSERDQWLIAYGDSLVDGEQPPLDVLDDFVAGRLGETFSGVHLLPFFPWSSDDGFSVIHYREVDPKLGDWPQVRRLSRRFDLGVDLVLNHVSRESLWFADYLGGNQPGRDYFIEMDPETDLSAVVRPRSSPLLVKVPTRRGPRHLWATFSEDQIDLNFANPDVLLEFVGILLFYLCQGARVIRLDAIAYLWKKVGTSCIHLPETHEVVRLLRAIADHVAPGTLILTETNVPHRENISYFGLERLEKDGTPPDEAHLVYQFPLPPLLLHTFTSGEAGTLAAWLRSLPELPPGCSFLNFTASHDGIGVRPLEGWLPHHEVEALLELMHRFGGFVSMRTKDDGEDSPYEINITWFDAMKGTRRGADPWQMPRFLCSQQLMLGLKGIPALYLHALTGTLNDIEGMERSGRLRSINRHRWDRGALERLLDSPHTSTHQAFTALTLLLEVRRDEPCFHPDVPQRVIETPTSLLVVERGPLDDGRRLLAIHNVTDRPQPLALEDLNKGVWRNRLDGEIWQAEHSLPPYGALWLVHQP, encoded by the coding sequence ATGCCGGCACCCTCCCTTTCGACGCCACTTGGCGCCGAGGCCTTCCATGAGCGCGCCCATCGCCACCTGACGATGCTCTACGGCCCCCGCGCCGACGAGGTGCTGCGCCGGCTGTTCACCCTGCTGGCGCATCAGGCCCCCATGACGCCCCCGGATGGTGAGGCACCGCCCGCCCGTCCGCTGTGGAGTGAACGCGACCAGTGGCTGATCGCCTACGGCGACAGCCTGGTCGACGGCGAGCAGCCACCGCTCGACGTCCTCGACGACTTCGTCGCCGGCCGCCTCGGAGAGACCTTCAGCGGCGTGCACCTGCTGCCCTTCTTCCCCTGGAGCAGCGACGATGGCTTCTCGGTCATCCACTACCGCGAGGTCGATCCCAAACTCGGCGACTGGCCCCAGGTCCGCCGCCTTTCCCGTCGCTTCGATCTGGGGGTCGACCTGGTGCTCAACCACGTCTCACGGGAATCGCTGTGGTTCGCCGACTATCTCGGCGGCAACCAGCCGGGGCGCGACTACTTCATCGAGATGGATCCCGAGACCGACCTCTCGGCGGTGGTGCGGCCACGCAGCTCGCCGCTGCTGGTCAAGGTGCCGACCCGCCGCGGGCCCCGTCACCTGTGGGCGACCTTCTCCGAGGATCAGATCGACCTGAACTTCGCCAACCCCGACGTGCTGCTGGAGTTCGTCGGTATCCTGCTGTTCTACCTCTGCCAGGGCGCGCGAGTGATCCGCCTGGATGCCATCGCCTACCTGTGGAAGAAGGTCGGCACCTCCTGCATCCACCTGCCCGAGACCCACGAGGTCGTGCGGCTGCTGCGCGCCATCGCCGATCACGTGGCGCCGGGCACGCTGATCCTCACCGAGACCAACGTGCCGCACCGCGAGAACATCAGCTACTTCGGTCTTGAGAGGCTCGAAAAGGACGGCACGCCGCCGGACGAGGCGCACCTGGTCTATCAGTTCCCGCTGCCGCCGCTGCTGCTGCACACCTTTACCAGCGGCGAGGCCGGCACCCTGGCGGCCTGGCTGCGCAGCCTGCCCGAGCTGCCGCCGGGCTGCAGCTTCCTCAACTTTACCGCCAGCCACGACGGCATCGGCGTACGCCCGCTGGAGGGCTGGCTGCCCCACCACGAGGTCGAGGCGCTGCTCGAGCTGATGCACCGCTTCGGCGGCTTCGTCAGCATGCGTACCAAGGACGACGGCGAGGACTCGCCCTACGAGATCAACATCACCTGGTTCGACGCCATGAAGGGCACGAGACGCGGCGCGGACCCCTGGCAGATGCCGCGTTTCCTGTGCAGCCAGCAGCTGATGCTCGGCCTCAAGGGCATCCCGGCGCTGTATCTGCACGCGCTGACCGGCACCCTCAACGACATCGAAGGCATGGAACGCAGCGGCCGGCTGCGCTCGATCAATCGCCACCGCTGGGACCGTGGTGCCCTGGAGCGGCTGCTCGACAGCCCGCACACCTCGACCCACCAGGCCTTCACGGCGCTGACGCTGCTGCTCGAGGTCCGCCGCGACGAGCCCTGCTTCCATCCCGACGTGCCGCAGCGGGTGATCGAGACGCCGACGTCGCTGCTGGTCGTCGAGCGCGGCCCGCTGGACGACGGGCGCCGGCTTCTGGCGATCCACAACGTCACCGACCGCCCCCAGCCGCTGGCGCTGGAGGATCTGAACAAGGGCGTGTGGCGGAACCGGCTCGACGGCGAGATCTGGCAGGCGGAACATAGCCTGCCGCCCTACGGCGCCCTGTGGCTGGTACATCAGCCATAA
- the cyoE gene encoding heme o synthase — MATSSRRRDYLALTKPGIIGGNAISVLGGFFLAAQGQIDPWLLLATLAGLSLVIASGCAYNNVIDRDIDAVMERTRSRPLVQGRLSVAETLRFATLLGVAGFGLLAAFTNAVTVGLAAFGFAIYVGAYSLWLKRRSEYGTLVGSFSGAMPPVVGYCAVSGEFDAGALTLLVIFCIWQMPHSYAIAIFRFKDYEAAKIPVLPVVRGISTAKHYILGYIVAFLFASLALSVAGYAGPGYFAVALVMGAYWLYLAMQGYWTTNAERWAKRVFGFSILTITALSVMMSVESSLLPATPLMAALG, encoded by the coding sequence ATGGCGACCTCCTCGCGGCGTCGGGACTATCTGGCGCTGACCAAGCCAGGGATCATCGGCGGTAACGCCATCTCGGTACTGGGCGGCTTCTTCCTGGCCGCCCAGGGCCAGATCGATCCCTGGCTGCTGCTGGCCACGCTGGCAGGGTTGTCCCTGGTGATCGCATCCGGGTGCGCCTACAACAACGTCATCGATCGTGATATCGATGCGGTGATGGAGCGCACCCGCAGCCGGCCCCTGGTACAGGGGCGGCTGTCGGTCGCCGAAACGCTGCGCTTCGCGACCCTGCTCGGGGTCGCGGGCTTCGGTCTGCTGGCGGCGTTCACCAATGCCGTGACCGTGGGTCTGGCGGCCTTCGGCTTCGCCATCTACGTCGGTGCCTACAGCCTGTGGCTGAAGCGCCGCTCCGAATACGGCACCCTGGTGGGCAGCTTCTCCGGCGCCATGCCGCCGGTGGTGGGCTACTGTGCGGTGTCAGGCGAGTTCGACGCCGGCGCGCTGACGCTGCTGGTGATCTTCTGCATCTGGCAGATGCCGCACTCCTACGCCATCGCCATCTTCCGCTTCAAGGACTACGAGGCGGCGAAGATTCCCGTGCTGCCCGTGGTGCGTGGCATCAGCACCGCCAAGCACTACATCCTCGGCTACATCGTGGCCTTCCTCTTCGCCTCCCTGGCGTTGAGCGTGGCGGGCTATGCCGGGCCCGGCTATTTCGCCGTGGCACTGGTGATGGGCGCCTACTGGCTGTACCTGGCCATGCAGGGCTACTGGACCACCAACGCCGAGCGGTGGGCGAAGCGCGTGTTCGGCTTCTCCATCCTCACCATCACCGCGCTGAGCGTGATGATGTCGGTGGAATCCAGCCTGCTGCCGGCCACACCGTTGATGGCGGCCCTGGGCTGA
- the cyoD gene encoding cytochrome o ubiquinol oxidase subunit IV: MSGQASHAEHSHGSVKSYVIGLILSIVLTIIPFGVVMTGSLSTSATLLIIVATAVAQVLVQLILFMHMSTKTDEGWNFTSFVFTVAILVLVIGGSLWIMYNLHLNMMIG; encoded by the coding sequence ATGAGCGGTCAAGCTTCCCATGCCGAGCATAGCCACGGCAGCGTCAAGTCCTATGTGATCGGGCTGATCCTGTCCATCGTGCTGACCATCATCCCGTTCGGGGTGGTGATGACCGGCTCGCTCTCGACCTCGGCTACACTGCTGATCATCGTGGCCACCGCCGTGGCCCAGGTGCTCGTGCAGCTGATCCTGTTCATGCACATGAGCACGAAGACCGATGAGGGGTGGAACTTCACCTCCTTCGTCTTCACCGTGGCGATCCTGGTCCTGGTCATTGGAGGTTCCTTATGGATCATGTACAACCTTCACCTGAACATGATGATCGGGTAA
- a CDS encoding glycosyltransferase family protein, whose protein sequence is MSDFHQNGIITDFHNLTRRPVEALEDDLVRFAAQRPMSLILPSLYSELEGPALANIVDELARVPYLAEIVIGLDRADRDQFDRARAFFSRLPQRHRILWNDGPGLRALDAELEAQGLAPQQPGKGRNVWYCAGYVQASGRSEAVALHDCDILTYDRGMLARLFYPVAHPYFNYEFCKGYYPRIADGRLNGRVSRLMVTPLLRALKQMFGPLPYLEYLDCFRYPLSGEFAMRTEVLDGIRIPADWGLEIGVLSEVHRHYTTRRLCQVDLADSYDHKHQPVSEEDASGGLNRMSLDIAKALYRKLATQGVTFSAEGFRTLKATYYRMALDLIEAYDHDARMNGLSLDRHSEERAVELFATNLLEAGGVFLDNPGERPFIPSWNRVRAAIPDLLPRMAEVVEADNAPD, encoded by the coding sequence ATGAGCGATTTCCACCAGAACGGCATCATCACCGATTTTCACAATCTGACCCGTCGGCCGGTCGAGGCCCTCGAGGACGATCTGGTGCGCTTCGCGGCACAGCGGCCGATGAGCCTGATCCTGCCCTCGCTGTACTCCGAGCTGGAGGGGCCGGCGCTGGCGAATATCGTCGACGAGCTGGCCAGGGTGCCCTATCTGGCCGAGATCGTGATCGGCCTCGACCGGGCCGATCGCGACCAGTTCGACCGGGCCCGCGCGTTCTTCTCGCGGCTGCCCCAGCGCCATCGCATCCTGTGGAACGACGGCCCGGGGCTGCGCGCCCTGGACGCCGAGCTGGAAGCACAGGGCCTCGCGCCCCAGCAGCCGGGCAAGGGGCGCAACGTCTGGTACTGCGCCGGCTACGTGCAGGCTTCCGGGCGCAGCGAGGCGGTGGCGCTGCACGACTGCGACATCCTCACCTACGACCGCGGCATGCTGGCGCGGCTGTTCTATCCGGTCGCGCATCCCTACTTCAACTACGAGTTCTGCAAGGGCTACTACCCCCGCATCGCCGACGGGCGGCTCAACGGTCGGGTCTCGCGGCTGATGGTCACGCCGCTGCTGCGCGCGCTCAAGCAGATGTTCGGGCCGCTGCCGTACCTCGAGTACCTGGACTGTTTCCGCTATCCGCTGTCCGGCGAGTTCGCCATGCGCACCGAGGTGCTCGATGGCATCCGCATTCCCGCCGACTGGGGCCTGGAGATCGGCGTGCTTTCCGAGGTCCATCGCCACTACACCACCCGGCGGCTGTGTCAGGTGGATCTCGCCGACAGCTACGATCACAAGCATCAGCCGGTCTCGGAGGAGGACGCCTCCGGCGGGCTCAATCGCATGAGCCTGGATATCGCCAAGGCGCTCTACCGCAAGCTGGCGACCCAGGGGGTGACCTTCAGCGCCGAGGGCTTCCGCACCTTGAAGGCCACCTACTATCGCATGGCGCTGGACCTGATCGAGGCCTACGACCACGACGCGCGGATGAACGGCCTGAGCCTGGACCGCCACAGCGAGGAGCGGGCGGTGGAGCTGTTCGCCACCAACCTGCTCGAGGCCGGCGGCGTCTTCCTCGACAATCCCGGCGAGCGTCCCTTCATTCCCAGCTGGAACCGGGTGCGGGCGGCCATCCCCGACCTGTTGCCGCGCATGGCCGAGGTGGTGGAAGCCGATAACGCCCCGGACTGA
- a CDS encoding HAD-IIB family hydrolase, producing the protein MTASSSRHGLLGARLLFTDLDGSLLDHETYDWSPAAGWLDRLREDGVAVIPVTSKTRSELLTLRQTLILTNTPFVAENGAVVGLPAAWCHARLERSPGPDGLVIRTLGVDIGFIRQRLAVWRERLDVRFTPMSEIPLDDLVAFTGLDEAQARLARMREGSEPLIWHDDGDRLEAFRAGLAGDGLRLVRGGRFWHATGESDKGQAVNWLAERYEALRGVRPLTLALGDGPNDIAMLEAVDQAVVIRGRHGLQVSPHQPALYRSRESGPSGWVEGVEHWWGRGGRRPGPEMSQSSTDNDDTGSVSP; encoded by the coding sequence ATGACCGCTTCTTCCTCCCGCCACGGGCTCCTCGGGGCGCGGCTGCTCTTCACCGATCTGGACGGCTCGCTGCTCGATCACGAGACCTATGACTGGTCGCCGGCCGCCGGGTGGCTGGACCGGCTGCGCGAGGACGGCGTGGCGGTGATCCCGGTAACCAGCAAGACTCGTAGCGAGCTGCTGACCCTGCGTCAGACCCTGATCCTCACGAACACGCCCTTCGTGGCCGAGAACGGCGCGGTGGTGGGGCTGCCTGCCGCCTGGTGCCATGCCCGCCTGGAGCGATCGCCGGGCCCCGACGGGCTGGTGATCAGGACGCTGGGCGTCGATATCGGCTTCATTCGCCAGCGTCTCGCCGTGTGGCGGGAGCGCCTGGACGTTCGCTTCACGCCGATGAGCGAGATCCCGCTGGACGATCTGGTCGCCTTCACCGGCCTCGATGAGGCGCAGGCGCGCCTGGCACGGATGCGCGAGGGCAGCGAGCCGCTGATCTGGCACGACGACGGTGATCGCCTCGAGGCCTTCCGCGCAGGACTCGCCGGCGACGGCCTGCGCCTGGTTCGGGGTGGGCGCTTCTGGCACGCCACGGGGGAATCGGACAAGGGGCAGGCGGTGAACTGGCTCGCCGAGCGCTACGAGGCTCTGCGCGGCGTGCGCCCCTTGACCCTGGCGCTGGGCGACGGGCCCAACGACATCGCCATGCTCGAGGCGGTGGACCAGGCGGTGGTGATCCGCGGCCGCCACGGGTTGCAGGTATCGCCGCATCAGCCCGCGCTCTACCGCAGCCGGGAAAGCGGCCCGAGCGGCTGGGTCGAGGGGGTGGAGCACTGGTGGGGGCGAGGGGGGCGCCGGCCCGGGCCGGAAATGAGCCAGTCCAGCACCGATAACGATGACACGGGGAGCGTCAGCCCATGA
- a CDS encoding Yip1 family protein: MLTHAWGILAHPKREWQQIKEERETLTHLYEHHVLLLAAIPVVCSYIGTTQVGWSLGGGTTIQLGYLDALGAGIVFYLVILAAVYAVGKVIRYMAKRFTRPPSQSQCIVFAGYVATPMFVSGIVAVYPLIWLCMLAGVIGLCYTAYLLYIGIPSFLGIDSEEGFIVSSVTLAIGVLVLEALLGITVLLWGYGERIILSLIGG; the protein is encoded by the coding sequence ATGTTGACACATGCCTGGGGCATCCTCGCCCACCCGAAGCGCGAGTGGCAGCAGATCAAGGAAGAGCGCGAGACGCTCACCCACCTCTACGAGCACCACGTGCTGCTGCTGGCAGCCATCCCCGTTGTCTGTTCCTACATCGGCACCACCCAGGTCGGGTGGAGTCTCGGTGGGGGCACGACCATCCAACTTGGCTATCTGGACGCGCTGGGCGCCGGGATCGTTTTCTACCTGGTGATCCTGGCGGCGGTCTATGCGGTCGGCAAGGTGATCCGCTACATGGCCAAGCGCTTCACTCGGCCGCCGAGCCAGAGCCAGTGCATCGTGTTCGCCGGCTACGTGGCGACGCCGATGTTCGTCAGCGGCATCGTGGCGGTCTATCCGTTGATCTGGCTGTGCATGCTCGCCGGCGTCATCGGGCTCTGCTATACCGCCTATCTGCTCTATATCGGCATCCCGTCCTTCCTCGGCATCGACAGCGAGGAAGGCTTCATCGTCTCCAGCGTGACCCTCGCCATCGGGGTGCTGGTGCTGGAGGCGCTGCTCGGCATCACCGTGCTGCTGTGGGGCTATGGCGAGCGCATCATCCTGTCGCTGATCGGTGGCTGA
- a CDS encoding cytochrome o ubiquinol oxidase subunit III: protein MSTDTLSNHGDHAHEHDHHDAAGTKVFGFWVYLMSDLIIFGSLFATYAVLLRGTAGGPTPAEIVDLPLILISTFLLLVSSFTYGMAVLAMNADQVNKVKAWLAVTFLLGAGFIGLEIYEFQHLIHLGYGPDRSGFLSAFFTLVGTHGLHVTFGLIWILVMLVQLQQKGLTEMTRPRIMCLSLFWHFLDIVWICVFSFVYLMGVL from the coding sequence ATGTCTACTGATACCCTGAGCAACCACGGCGATCATGCTCACGAGCATGATCACCACGACGCCGCAGGCACCAAGGTCTTCGGTTTCTGGGTCTACCTGATGAGCGACCTGATCATCTTCGGGTCGTTGTTCGCCACCTACGCCGTGCTCCTCCGGGGCACGGCCGGTGGGCCGACCCCCGCAGAGATCGTCGACCTGCCGCTGATCCTGATCAGCACCTTCCTGCTGCTGGTGAGTAGTTTCACCTATGGCATGGCGGTGCTGGCGATGAACGCCGATCAGGTGAACAAGGTGAAGGCATGGCTCGCCGTGACCTTCCTGCTGGGCGCGGGCTTCATCGGCCTGGAGATCTATGAGTTCCAGCACCTGATCCACCTCGGCTACGGCCCGGATCGCAGCGGCTTCCTGTCGGCCTTCTTCACCCTGGTCGGCACCCACGGCCTGCACGTGACCTTCGGCCTGATCTGGATCCTGGTGATGCTGGTCCAGCTGCAGCAGAAGGGGCTGACCGAGATGACGCGTCCGCGGATCATGTGCCTGAGCCTGTTCTGGCACTTCCTGGACATCGTCTGGATTTGCGTCTTCTCCTTCGTCTACCTGATGGGAGTCCTGTGA
- a CDS encoding aminotransferase class V-fold PLP-dependent enzyme, giving the protein MAGLLPDVDPDGLLEYSVVYTDRSLNHMSQCFQQVMRDISTSLKRVYRAHSTVIVPGSGTYGMEAVARQFATDRRCLVIRNGWFSYRWHQILERGNIPSDLYVRKARRLDDDDPTSPFTPPPIEEVLEAIQDQQPDLVFAPHVETSSGIKLPDEYIRRLSEAIHDQNGLLVLDCIASGTDWIDMQDTGVDILISAPQKGWSGSPCCAMVMMSRLARDIIEETESSSFACDLKKWLSIMETYENGGHAYHATLPTDALRTLRDAVAEAEDYGLEKLQDEQLELGRRARELLAQHGFQSVAAPGFEAPGVIVSYTSDPDLAVKFAAGGLQVATGVPLMCNEGDDFRTFRIGLFGFDKLHALDRTLATLDQAMTRIEATDE; this is encoded by the coding sequence ATGGCCGGTTTACTGCCCGATGTCGACCCCGATGGACTGCTCGAGTACTCGGTGGTCTACACGGATCGTTCCCTCAACCACATGTCGCAGTGCTTCCAGCAGGTGATGCGCGATATCTCCACGTCACTGAAGCGGGTCTATCGTGCGCATTCGACGGTCATCGTCCCCGGCAGCGGCACCTACGGCATGGAAGCGGTCGCCCGCCAGTTCGCGACCGATCGACGCTGCCTGGTCATCCGCAACGGCTGGTTCAGCTATCGCTGGCACCAGATCCTGGAGCGCGGCAACATTCCCTCGGACCTCTATGTCCGCAAGGCCCGCCGCCTCGATGACGACGACCCGACGTCGCCGTTCACCCCGCCGCCCATCGAGGAGGTGCTCGAGGCGATCCAGGACCAGCAGCCCGACCTGGTGTTCGCGCCCCACGTGGAGACCTCGTCCGGCATCAAGCTGCCCGACGAGTACATCCGTCGGCTCTCCGAGGCCATCCACGACCAGAACGGCCTGCTGGTGCTCGACTGCATCGCCTCCGGCACCGACTGGATCGACATGCAGGACACCGGCGTCGACATCCTGATCAGCGCGCCCCAGAAGGGCTGGAGCGGCTCGCCCTGCTGCGCCATGGTGATGATGTCGCGCCTGGCCCGGGACATCATCGAGGAGACCGAGAGCTCGAGCTTCGCCTGCGATCTCAAGAAGTGGCTGTCGATCATGGAGACCTACGAGAACGGCGGCCACGCCTATCATGCCACCCTGCCCACCGACGCCCTGCGCACCCTGCGCGACGCCGTGGCCGAGGCGGAGGACTATGGCCTGGAGAAACTCCAGGACGAGCAGCTCGAACTCGGTCGACGGGCCCGGGAATTGCTCGCCCAGCATGGTTTCCAGAGCGTCGCCGCGCCCGGTTTCGAGGCCCCCGGCGTGATCGTGAGCTACACCAGCGACCCGGACCTGGCCGTCAAGTTCGCCGCCGGCGGCCTGCAGGTGGCCACCGGCGTGCCGCTGATGTGCAATGAGGGCGACGACTTCCGCACCTTCCGCATCGGCCTGTTCGGCTTCGACAAGCTGCACGCCCTCGACCGCACCCTGGCAACCCTCGACCAGGCCATGACTCGCATCGAGGCCACCGACGAGTAG
- a CDS encoding porin family protein has translation MKTLLMPVAAACLVAAANAQAQSPMTYQPSPYVGGDALFWELDPDGPAGDRDSTGLRLRAGVAFNDYFALEGHLGTGGSDGGLELDYLAGGYAKGMLPITSRFKLYGLLGATEVEFDGAESESGVSYGGGASYALMPNLSLGADYMRYLDESHYDFDAVSLGATYHF, from the coding sequence ATGAAGACCTTGCTGATGCCCGTCGCCGCGGCCTGCCTCGTGGCCGCCGCCAACGCTCAGGCCCAGAGCCCGATGACCTATCAGCCGAGCCCCTACGTGGGCGGTGATGCCCTGTTCTGGGAACTCGACCCTGACGGCCCTGCCGGCGATCGCGACAGCACCGGCCTGCGCCTGCGCGCCGGTGTCGCCTTCAACGACTACTTCGCCCTGGAAGGGCATCTGGGGACCGGCGGCTCGGACGGTGGCCTGGAGCTGGATTACCTCGCGGGTGGCTATGCCAAGGGCATGCTGCCGATCACCTCACGCTTCAAGCTCTACGGCCTGCTGGGCGCCACCGAGGTGGAGTTCGACGGCGCGGAGTCCGAGAGCGGCGTGTCCTACGGCGGCGGCGCCAGCTATGCGCTGATGCCGAACCTCTCGCTGGGTGCCGACTACATGCGCTATCTGGACGAATCGCACTACGACTTCGATGCCGTGAGCCTGGGCGCCACCTACCACTTCTGA
- a CDS encoding heavy metal translocating P-type ATPase, translating into MAQDAAQEAEKGALQRHQWRVEGMDCPSCAGKIRGALERLDGVADVKVSVMQGSLALDLDTGRTAPEDVASLVERLGYGVRRQSAQDDAEAPSGAGCCAGRDHADHFRRGDDASPRRWHATAKGRLVLATGVALGVATLLRFTVGAEIAHWAFLAACLIGLAPVARRAVSAARVGMPFTIEMLMTLAAGGALIIGAAEEAAMVVLLFAIGEILEGVAADRARSGIRALADRVPREARLEVAPGETRTVDAAHLAVGQVVVVRPGDRIPADATILEGRSSIDESPVTGESVPRDRGEGDEVFAGSINHDGVLRLRVARPPEDNTIARIIRLVEEAQEARAPTERFIDRFSRVYMPAVVGLAVLVAVVPPLALGGEWGEWTYRALALLLIGCPCALVISVPASIASSLSSGARHGLLLKGGAVIEAAARTEAVAFDKTGTLTEGRPRVTDVVPASDAVAVQDLIALAAGLERDASHPLAQAVVAHAEAQQVAASRVSEARAVPGQGVEALIEGRRAFVGAPRHVADRGTLAKALAARIEELEAEGKTVIVAVEDGVALGAIALRDEPRPDAEAGVQALSALGVRSVMLTGDNDRTAAAIAGRLGIERRAGLMPEGKVEAIRELAGHERTMMIGDGINDAPALASAQVGVAMGSGTDVALETADGALLRNRVGDAAALIRLARATMANIRQNIAIALGLKGLFLVTTVLGITGLWLAILADTGATVLVTLNALRLLRFAPGGRDSTEDNEAVAPVPAAN; encoded by the coding sequence ATGGCGCAAGACGCCGCGCAGGAAGCCGAAAAGGGTGCACTCCAGCGACACCAGTGGCGCGTGGAAGGCATGGACTGTCCGAGCTGCGCCGGCAAGATCCGCGGCGCGCTGGAGCGTCTGGATGGCGTGGCTGACGTGAAGGTCTCGGTCATGCAGGGCTCGCTGGCCCTCGATCTGGATACCGGCCGCACGGCGCCCGAGGACGTGGCGTCGCTGGTCGAGCGGTTGGGCTATGGCGTTCGGCGCCAGTCGGCGCAGGACGATGCCGAGGCGCCTTCGGGCGCCGGCTGCTGTGCCGGGCGCGATCATGCCGATCATTTCCGTCGGGGTGATGACGCCTCGCCCCGGCGCTGGCATGCCACCGCCAAGGGGCGGCTGGTGCTGGCCACCGGGGTGGCGCTCGGCGTGGCCACGCTGCTGCGCTTCACCGTCGGTGCGGAGATCGCCCACTGGGCCTTCCTGGCGGCCTGCCTGATCGGACTGGCGCCGGTCGCTCGCCGTGCGGTGAGTGCGGCGCGGGTCGGCATGCCGTTCACCATCGAGATGCTGATGACCCTGGCCGCCGGCGGTGCGCTGATCATCGGCGCCGCCGAGGAGGCGGCCATGGTGGTGCTGCTGTTCGCTATCGGCGAGATCCTCGAGGGCGTGGCCGCGGACCGGGCCCGCTCGGGCATCCGCGCGCTGGCCGATCGGGTGCCACGCGAGGCACGCCTGGAAGTCGCCCCCGGCGAGACGCGCACGGTGGATGCGGCACATCTGGCGGTCGGCCAGGTGGTGGTGGTGCGCCCCGGCGACCGCATCCCCGCCGACGCCACCATCCTCGAGGGCCGCTCGTCGATCGATGAGTCGCCGGTGACCGGCGAGTCGGTGCCGCGGGACCGGGGCGAGGGCGACGAGGTGTTCGCCGGCTCGATCAACCATGACGGCGTGCTGCGGCTGCGCGTGGCCCGGCCGCCCGAGGACAACACCATCGCACGCATCATCCGGCTGGTGGAGGAAGCCCAGGAGGCGCGGGCGCCCACCGAGCGCTTCATCGACCGCTTCAGCCGCGTCTACATGCCGGCGGTGGTCGGCCTGGCGGTGCTGGTGGCCGTGGTGCCGCCGCTGGCGTTGGGCGGCGAATGGGGCGAGTGGACCTATCGCGCCCTGGCGCTGCTGCTGATCGGTTGCCCCTGCGCGCTGGTGATCTCGGTGCCGGCATCGATCGCCTCGTCGCTCTCCAGCGGCGCCCGGCACGGGCTGTTGCTCAAGGGCGGTGCGGTGATCGAAGCCGCCGCCCGCACCGAGGCGGTCGCCTTCGACAAGACCGGCACCCTGACCGAGGGCCGGCCGCGGGTGACCGATGTGGTGCCGGCAAGCGACGCCGTGGCCGTGCAGGACTTGATCGCCCTGGCCGCGGGCCTGGAGCGCGACGCCAGCCATCCGCTGGCGCAGGCGGTGGTCGCCCATGCGGAGGCGCAGCAGGTCGCGGCCTCAAGGGTCAGCGAGGCCCGGGCGGTGCCGGGGCAGGGCGTCGAGGCGCTGATCGAGGGCCGCCGGGCCTTCGTCGGCGCGCCGCGCCACGTGGCCGATCGCGGCACGCTGGCCAAGGCGCTGGCCGCGCGAATCGAGGAACTCGAGGCCGAGGGCAAGACGGTGATCGTGGCGGTCGAGGACGGCGTGGCGCTGGGGGCCATCGCCCTGCGTGACGAGCCGCGGCCCGATGCCGAGGCCGGCGTGCAGGCGCTGTCGGCGCTGGGCGTGCGCTCGGTGATGCTGACCGGCGACAACGATCGCACCGCCGCGGCCATCGCCGGGCGCCTCGGCATCGAGCGTCGCGCCGGGCTTATGCCGGAGGGCAAGGTCGAGGCGATCCGTGAGCTGGCCGGCCATGAGCGGACGATGATGATCGGTGACGGCATCAACGACGCCCCGGCGCTGGCCAGCGCCCAGGTGGGCGTGGCCATGGGCTCGGGGACCGACGTGGCGCTGGAGACCGCCGACGGCGCGCTGCTGCGCAACCGGGTGGGCGACGCGGCGGCGCTGATCCGGCTGGCGCGGGCGACCATGGCCAACATCCGCCAGAACATCGCCATCGCCCTGGGGCTCAAGGGGCTGTTCCTGGTCACCACCGTGCTCGGCATCACCGGGCTGTGGCTGGCGATCCTGGCCGACACCGGCGCCACCGTGCTGGTCACGCTCAACGCCCTGCGGCTGCTGCGCTTCGCGCCGGGCGGGCGTGACTCGACGGAAGACAACGAGGCCGTTGCTCCCGTGCCCGCGGCAAACTGA